In Rhodanobacter denitrificans, a single window of DNA contains:
- a CDS encoding recombination-associated protein RdgC: protein MLMRNLTLFRFSPAVADDLSRLDEALAEHRLRPCGPLEMFTKGFVPPVGRGPDAPLTHAVQAYTLFTVGGEDKLLPAAVVNAELQRKVQKIAEEEGRKVGGRERKRIKEDLLTELLPRAFVRESRMSAYVDRKNGWVVLDTSSRKSAENALSQVREALGSFPAVPLAPEQGPRVLMTDWLANGNLPAGLALGDECELRDPATATGAVAITRRQDLDAEEVKEHLRNGKAVFRLGLTFDDRISFVLGEDLSIRKLKFLDVVTDELGDSHGDAAAEADASFALLTLELERLLAKLEEWFGLPRPADA, encoded by the coding sequence ATGCTGATGCGCAACCTCACCCTGTTTCGCTTCTCACCGGCTGTCGCCGACGACCTGAGCCGCCTTGATGAGGCACTGGCCGAGCACCGGCTGCGCCCTTGCGGGCCACTGGAGATGTTCACCAAGGGCTTCGTGCCACCGGTAGGCCGTGGCCCCGACGCACCGCTCACGCATGCCGTGCAGGCGTACACCCTGTTCACCGTGGGCGGCGAGGACAAGCTGCTGCCGGCCGCAGTGGTCAACGCCGAGCTGCAGCGCAAGGTCCAGAAGATCGCCGAGGAGGAAGGCCGCAAGGTCGGCGGCCGCGAGCGCAAACGGATCAAGGAAGACCTGCTCACCGAGCTGCTGCCCCGGGCCTTCGTGCGCGAGTCGAGGATGTCGGCCTATGTCGACCGAAAGAACGGCTGGGTAGTGCTGGACACCTCCAGCCGCAAGTCGGCCGAGAACGCGCTGAGCCAGGTGCGCGAGGCGCTGGGCAGCTTCCCCGCGGTGCCGCTGGCGCCCGAGCAGGGTCCGCGCGTGCTGATGACCGACTGGCTGGCCAACGGCAACCTGCCGGCCGGGCTCGCCCTGGGCGACGAGTGCGAGCTGCGCGACCCGGCCACAGCCACCGGAGCCGTCGCGATCACCCGACGACAGGACCTCGACGCCGAGGAGGTCAAGGAACACCTGCGCAACGGGAAGGCCGTCTTCCGTCTCGGGCTGACATTCGACGACCGGATCAGCTTCGTGCTCGGCGAAGACCTCTCCATCCGCAAGCTCAAGTTCCTCGACGTGGTGACCGACGAACTGGGCGACAGCCACGGGGATGCCGCTGCCGAGGCCGACGCCAGCTTCGCGCTGCTGACGCTGGAGCTGGAGCGGCTGCTGGCCAAGCTTGAAGAGTGGTTTGGGCTCCCGCGCCCGGCCGATGCATGA
- a CDS encoding DUF1643 domain-containing protein — protein MTAVISPCGRYRYRLERDVGMIGIVIAFFGINPSTADAQAEDATTRRWAGFARILGARRYLAGNPFAFRATDVAELANVADPVGPENDAHLASIIADADLLIPCWGRRTKIPPRLRPALDDLAFRLRASGKPVKVFGLTQSGDPVHPLMLGYATALIDWR, from the coding sequence GTGACCGCCGTCATTTCGCCATGCGGGCGCTACCGGTATCGCCTCGAGCGGGATGTCGGGATGATCGGCATCGTGATCGCGTTCTTCGGTATCAATCCGTCCACTGCGGATGCGCAGGCAGAAGACGCGACCACGCGCAGATGGGCAGGCTTCGCCCGCATCCTGGGCGCAAGGCGCTACCTCGCAGGGAATCCATTCGCCTTCCGCGCCACCGATGTCGCCGAGCTGGCCAACGTCGCCGATCCGGTCGGTCCGGAAAACGATGCCCACCTCGCTTCCATCATTGCCGACGCCGACCTTCTCATCCCCTGCTGGGGACGTCGCACCAAGATCCCGCCGCGGCTGCGGCCGGCGCTCGATGATCTGGCCTTTCGACTTCGGGCGTCCGGGAAGCCGGTCAAGGTGTTCGGTCTGACCCAGTCCGGTGATCCTGTGCATCCTTTGATGCTGGGCTACGCAACTGCCCTGATCGACTGGCGCTGA
- the csrA gene encoding carbon storage regulator CsrA has translation MLILTRHANESVVIGQDIKVTVLSVRGNQVRIGIEAPKDIPVHREEIHERIAAQ, from the coding sequence ATGCTGATTCTGACCCGCCACGCCAACGAGTCCGTCGTCATCGGACAGGACATCAAGGTGACCGTGCTGAGCGTGCGCGGCAACCAGGTCCGCATCGGTATCGAGGCCCCGAAGGACATCCCCGTCCATCGCGAGGAGATCCACGAGCGCATCGCCGCCCAATAG
- a CDS encoding S1/P1 nuclease — protein MKTHVLIASVLAVLLPLTPTPAAAWGREGHRIVAAIADAHLNPQARQEVARMLSEIEPGASMESVADWADTVRTRGTSHWHFMNYPKGDCRYQPPVECADGNCLVAAFDRELAVFRDHSRPLAEREVALKYLIHLAGDAEMPLHDWAPDRGGNGYQVQFDGRGTNLHHVWDTELIRRYATATPDGKSEEASAGARLAAFFGRRDASAAEAAARPHYQAYTKQLISESFQLPFEPTTDPIVWTQSACRVANRPGIYPDRRVISDGYVDNWRPTVELAMIEAGLQLAQVINESYGTPHDSTLDRGAPATTPNERRLRDRIDKVFDHNSGTSDGS, from the coding sequence ATGAAGACCCACGTGCTGATCGCCTCCGTGCTGGCTGTCCTGCTCCCGCTGACGCCGACGCCCGCGGCCGCCTGGGGCCGCGAAGGCCACCGCATCGTCGCTGCGATCGCGGACGCCCACCTGAACCCACAGGCCCGGCAAGAAGTCGCGCGCATGCTGAGCGAGATCGAGCCAGGCGCCAGCATGGAATCGGTCGCGGACTGGGCCGACACGGTGCGCACGCGCGGTACCTCGCACTGGCACTTCATGAACTATCCGAAGGGCGATTGCCGTTACCAGCCTCCCGTGGAGTGCGCGGATGGGAACTGCCTGGTGGCCGCGTTCGATCGCGAGCTAGCCGTCTTCCGCGACCACAGCCGGCCGCTGGCCGAACGGGAAGTCGCGCTGAAGTACCTGATCCACCTCGCCGGCGATGCCGAGATGCCGCTCCATGATTGGGCGCCCGACCGCGGTGGGAACGGCTACCAGGTCCAGTTCGACGGCCGCGGCACGAACCTCCACCACGTCTGGGACACCGAGCTGATCCGTCGTTATGCCACAGCGACGCCGGACGGCAAAAGCGAGGAAGCATCGGCAGGCGCTCGACTGGCAGCATTCTTTGGTCGTCGCGACGCTTCGGCCGCCGAGGCCGCCGCACGGCCGCACTACCAGGCCTACACGAAGCAGCTCATCAGCGAGTCGTTTCAGCTTCCCTTCGAGCCAACCACCGACCCGATTGTCTGGACGCAATCGGCCTGCCGGGTGGCGAACCGACCGGGGATTTACCCGGACCGGCGCGTCATCTCCGACGGCTACGTCGACAACTGGCGCCCCACCGTGGAACTGGCCATGATCGAGGCGGGCCTGCAGCTGGCCCAGGTGATCAACGAATCGTATGGCACGCCCCACGACAGCACCCTCGATCGAGGAGCCCCGGCCACCACGCCCAATGAGCGGCGCCTTCGCGATCGGATCGACAAAGTGTTCGACCACAACAGCGGCACGAGCGATGGCTCCTGA
- a CDS encoding ParB/RepB/Spo0J family partition protein, with protein sequence MSSKRRSLLDIGLDVMASDSAAQDARAPAAAPSAPVPEASARSFVGKMLEGRQTTLEAQAAEATSLREKVASLEGKIREGELVVKVDARRVRPSPYADRHQRAFMDAEFDTLCDEIREAGRNTEPAVLRPVSGEPDFDFEIASGHRRHAACLRLGFPLYAIVRTMSVLDLLRQMHAENSGRVNLSAFERGRQYAMLLRSGDYSSGRDLAAKLMVAQTNVVRLLKYGELSDDLIAAFVDPREIRFHWIEAMLAAQAKEPERVAAVCRELAASPEPKAGEVFRRITRSTPRTKVISDGEQVLGRIRTINGCPAVVLFKSAPDALVMEISDVVKRWAAEHGGKS encoded by the coding sequence ATGTCGTCCAAGCGCCGCAGCCTCCTGGACATCGGTCTGGACGTGATGGCCTCCGACAGCGCCGCGCAGGACGCACGCGCGCCAGCGGCAGCACCCTCCGCTCCCGTCCCCGAGGCCTCCGCGCGCTCCTTCGTCGGGAAAATGCTCGAGGGGCGCCAGACGACGCTGGAGGCCCAGGCGGCCGAAGCGACTTCGCTCAGGGAGAAGGTAGCCTCCCTCGAGGGCAAGATTCGTGAGGGCGAACTGGTGGTGAAGGTCGACGCCCGGCGCGTCCGGCCGAGCCCGTACGCCGATCGGCATCAGCGGGCCTTCATGGACGCCGAGTTCGACACGCTGTGCGACGAGATTCGCGAAGCCGGGCGGAACACGGAGCCGGCGGTCCTTCGCCCTGTTTCCGGCGAGCCCGACTTCGACTTCGAGATCGCCAGCGGCCACCGCCGCCACGCGGCGTGCCTGCGGCTGGGTTTCCCGCTCTACGCGATCGTTCGAACAATGTCCGTGCTGGACCTGCTGCGGCAGATGCACGCGGAGAACTCCGGCCGGGTCAACCTCTCCGCCTTCGAGCGTGGTCGCCAGTACGCCATGCTTCTTCGCAGCGGCGACTACAGCTCGGGCCGCGACTTGGCCGCGAAGCTTATGGTGGCGCAGACGAATGTGGTGCGTCTGCTCAAGTACGGCGAGCTCTCGGACGATCTGATCGCCGCGTTCGTGGATCCACGGGAGATCCGCTTCCACTGGATCGAGGCGATGCTGGCGGCCCAGGCCAAGGAGCCCGAACGGGTCGCCGCGGTTTGCCGGGAGCTGGCCGCCTCCCCCGAGCCAAAGGCTGGCGAGGTCTTCCGGCGCATCACGCGCTCCACGCCGCGGACCAAGGTCATTTCCGATGGCGAGCAGGTGCTCGGCCGGATCCGCACGATCAACGGCTGTCCGGCGGTCGTGCTGTTCAAGAGTGCGCCAGACGCGTTGGTCATGGAGATCAGCGACGTCGTCAAGCGGTGGGCAGCGGAACATGGGGGGAAGTCGTGA
- a CDS encoding ParA family protein has protein sequence MNEPLEARQMRLFRQKEVLELSGLKPHHWRTWVASHRAGEVGEVRLTIEEVHQFMEAFKVRPSKPAGAKTLRLVIAQLKGGAGKTMTTLHLAHNLACRGYRVLLIDGDPQGTLTTLCGWRSEAVRPEQTMAAVFERIDSPELIEEMPVQPQKTHIDGLDFIPASLEMIGSDFLVASAFMSSPASARRFYTFIDEDLKRIEGAYDLVLIDTSPSFSFTALAMMWAADGLLVPMPPNLPDYRATLDFSQMMGENVAKLEKAANITKTWDPVIFAHVRSDLTQTTALVRSLSADTFGTHRVEESVPSSSAFVNAASRFRSVYEVTGAEVDARSSRRAREAYDALAQRVLQSVGSVWARQVAEGQKRPVVDSEPAAEPTESASLVGVA, from the coding sequence ATGAACGAACCCCTGGAAGCGCGTCAGATGCGCCTCTTCCGGCAGAAGGAGGTTCTGGAGCTGTCGGGCCTCAAGCCGCACCACTGGCGCACGTGGGTGGCGTCCCACCGGGCCGGCGAAGTCGGCGAGGTTCGCCTCACGATCGAGGAAGTGCACCAGTTCATGGAAGCATTCAAGGTCAGGCCGTCTAAGCCGGCCGGCGCCAAGACGCTGCGCCTGGTCATCGCGCAGTTGAAGGGTGGCGCGGGCAAGACCATGACCACGCTGCACCTGGCGCACAACCTTGCCTGCCGCGGGTACCGCGTGCTGCTGATCGACGGCGACCCTCAGGGAACGTTGACGACACTCTGCGGGTGGCGGTCGGAGGCCGTCCGGCCCGAGCAGACCATGGCGGCCGTTTTCGAACGCATTGACTCGCCGGAGCTCATCGAAGAGATGCCGGTGCAGCCGCAAAAGACCCATATCGACGGCCTGGACTTCATTCCGGCCTCGCTGGAGATGATCGGCAGCGACTTCCTGGTCGCCTCCGCCTTCATGTCCTCGCCGGCCAGCGCGCGGCGCTTTTACACGTTCATCGACGAGGACCTCAAGCGCATTGAGGGAGCCTACGACCTGGTCCTGATTGACACCTCGCCGTCCTTCAGCTTCACCGCGCTCGCGATGATGTGGGCGGCCGACGGCCTGCTGGTGCCGATGCCGCCGAACCTCCCCGACTACCGGGCGACGTTGGACTTCTCGCAGATGATGGGCGAGAACGTCGCCAAGCTGGAGAAGGCGGCCAACATCACGAAGACGTGGGATCCGGTGATCTTCGCCCACGTCCGCTCGGACCTGACCCAGACCACTGCCCTAGTGCGCAGCCTGAGTGCCGACACCTTTGGCACCCATCGGGTCGAGGAGTCCGTGCCCAGCTCGAGTGCCTTCGTCAACGCCGCCTCGCGTTTCCGTTCCGTCTACGAAGTGACGGGCGCCGAGGTTGACGCAAGGTCGTCTCGCCGCGCCAGGGAGGCCTACGACGCCCTCGCCCAACGTGTGCTGCAGTCGGTGGGCAGCGTGTGGGCACGCCAAGTGGCCGAGGGCCAGAAGCGGCCGGTGGTGGACTCCGAACCGGCGGCCGAACCAACTGAATCAGCATCCCTGGTCGGGGTGGCGTGA
- a CDS encoding DUF5623 domain-containing protein, whose protein sequence is MSQVTIHPSTIEGIKRLATTLKREKSITHTRALDAAARVAGFENFRHAQHSLPATLAGRGGRPDQAVFISTYWRDGDASGRETMALQLRRPMPNFLRASHLVGELRHFRWDADDHLECRHDIRGQLTARNLANKVARTLVFMEATGLVPAGTREAGTLRRLVSRMPGRDHSSMWVDPSDGFTVAVDEPYQDPTAEFLAERVSWLGGRGLALQVTRWGGLYAPPYSTMCLVAEDGVRLDRIVRCLDGLRFEAPAGTWAGDSGAYAPPFVSPARKASGKPKRGRPAPPRAGEVRRGATPYHIMFSAVVSWRPAQPIPVAAHREAGKLLLALLRVEGLPARIRDSLGIIQSELDEWLQREATANAWSRRNLSGVYYGDRHRRHLPRGLLPTAAVARVAEILDGYPDCSPARAMKRRLATIGRWLTAMPA, encoded by the coding sequence ATGTCCCAGGTAACGATCCATCCATCCACGATCGAAGGCATTAAGCGTCTGGCCACGACGCTCAAGCGCGAAAAGTCAATCACGCATACGCGCGCACTCGACGCCGCGGCCAGAGTCGCCGGATTCGAGAACTTTCGTCATGCCCAGCACAGCCTGCCTGCCACCCTCGCGGGACGCGGCGGGCGACCGGACCAGGCTGTCTTCATCTCCACGTACTGGCGTGACGGCGATGCCTCGGGACGCGAGACGATGGCGCTGCAGCTGCGACGTCCGATGCCGAACTTCCTTCGGGCGAGCCATCTTGTCGGGGAGCTGCGCCACTTCCGGTGGGATGCCGACGATCACCTGGAGTGCCGCCACGACATCCGCGGCCAGCTGACGGCTCGCAACCTGGCGAACAAGGTCGCACGCACGCTCGTCTTCATGGAGGCCACTGGGCTGGTGCCGGCGGGCACGCGCGAAGCCGGGACATTGCGCCGGCTGGTGAGCCGCATGCCCGGCCGTGACCACTCCAGCATGTGGGTGGACCCGTCGGACGGCTTTACTGTGGCCGTGGACGAACCCTATCAGGACCCGACTGCCGAATTCCTCGCCGAGCGGGTGTCCTGGCTTGGCGGGCGCGGCCTCGCGCTGCAAGTGACGCGGTGGGGAGGGCTTTACGCGCCACCCTACTCGACGATGTGCCTGGTCGCCGAGGATGGGGTCCGGCTGGATCGGATCGTGCGCTGCCTCGATGGCCTCCGCTTCGAAGCACCGGCAGGAACGTGGGCAGGCGACTCCGGAGCTTATGCGCCGCCTTTTGTGAGCCCCGCCCGGAAGGCCTCGGGCAAACCAAAGCGCGGGCGCCCGGCCCCACCGCGCGCCGGCGAGGTACGTCGCGGCGCGACTCCGTACCACATCATGTTCTCTGCCGTCGTAAGCTGGCGCCCAGCCCAGCCGATACCTGTCGCCGCCCACCGTGAAGCGGGCAAGCTGTTGCTCGCGCTGCTGCGCGTGGAAGGTCTTCCCGCACGCATCCGTGACAGCCTAGGCATCATTCAAAGCGAGCTGGACGAATGGCTGCAACGTGAGGCGACGGCGAACGCCTGGTCGAGGCGGAATCTCTCGGGGGTGTACTACGGCGATCGACACCGTCGCCACCTTCCGCGGGGTCTGTTGCCGACGGCGGCCGTTGCGCGTGTCGCAGAGATCCTCGACGGCTATCCCGACTGCAGCCCCGCCCGCGCGATGAAACGTCGGCTCGCGACCATCGGCCGGTGGTTGACGGCCATGCCGGCGTAG
- a CDS encoding DNA-methyltransferase has protein sequence MATPAALSVHDIQSTSRAPADDVHLAALLATHTYAEVQAITGLSKGAIYRAALRTGARKTEARIAERHAERRERQLAMLRDMMNSTVKADVLDFLAGLPDDSVACHFTSPPYNVGKRYGDAAGADALRFTFFHGWLMQVVSELARTTKPGGVVCLNVGKTRDWTDALYPMDIMLFEDMRRAGLTFQNRVVWTQPHGLTPSHRLADRYETVLIFSKGPTPTFNPNAARHPQKQPGKRAFKGPNKGELSGHPLGAWPTDVWDDVPTVRANHPDRRHGAHPAQFPVKLAKRAIVLYTKPGDLVCDAFMGSGSVAVAAIEAGRAFVGADLFYEDLRADRIAAATPDTVSMLDGVTDESAAVWQAEARRVDHPAEARSAAAEAAQCLDLFG, from the coding sequence ATGGCCACTCCCGCTGCCCTGTCCGTCCACGACATCCAATCGACCTCGCGCGCGCCGGCCGACGACGTGCACCTCGCCGCGCTGCTCGCCACCCACACCTATGCCGAGGTCCAGGCGATCACCGGCCTCTCGAAGGGAGCGATCTACCGTGCAGCCCTGCGTACCGGCGCGCGCAAGACCGAGGCGCGCATCGCCGAACGCCACGCCGAGCGCAGGGAGCGCCAGCTGGCCATGCTGCGGGACATGATGAACTCGACGGTGAAGGCCGACGTGCTGGACTTCCTGGCCGGCCTGCCCGACGACAGCGTGGCCTGCCACTTCACGAGCCCGCCATACAACGTGGGCAAGCGCTACGGCGACGCGGCTGGCGCGGATGCGCTGCGCTTCACGTTCTTTCACGGCTGGTTGATGCAGGTGGTCAGCGAGCTGGCGCGCACCACCAAGCCGGGCGGTGTGGTGTGCCTCAACGTGGGCAAGACGCGCGACTGGACGGATGCGCTGTACCCCATGGACATCATGCTGTTCGAGGACATGCGGCGCGCCGGCCTGACCTTCCAGAATCGCGTGGTATGGACGCAGCCGCACGGCCTGACTCCATCTCACCGCCTGGCCGATCGGTATGAGACCGTGCTGATCTTCAGCAAGGGTCCGACACCGACATTCAACCCCAATGCGGCCCGCCACCCGCAGAAGCAGCCGGGCAAGCGCGCGTTCAAGGGACCGAACAAGGGCGAGCTGTCGGGTCACCCGCTCGGAGCCTGGCCGACGGACGTGTGGGACGACGTGCCGACCGTTCGCGCGAATCATCCCGATCGCCGCCACGGTGCCCACCCGGCACAGTTCCCGGTGAAGCTGGCCAAGCGGGCCATAGTGCTCTACACGAAACCGGGAGACCTGGTGTGCGACGCGTTCATGGGCTCGGGGTCCGTGGCGGTGGCGGCGATCGAGGCGGGGCGTGCCTTCGTCGGCGCCGACCTGTTCTACGAGGACTTGCGCGCCGACCGCATCGCCGCGGCCACGCCCGACACCGTGTCCATGCTGGACGGGGTGACCGACGAGAGCGCGGCGGTGTGGCAGGCGGAAGCGCGGCGCGTCGATCACCCAGCGGAAGCGCGCTCGGCGGCAGCCGAGGCTGCTCAATGCTTGGACCTATTCGGCTGA
- a CDS encoding DNA methyltransferase — protein sequence MRVVAATTLDLWSLPPAGQPTSMAQSTPTEQQKVHGQFMTPEWAASELVAHYFGDLTSSDAVIEPSCGEGAFLRALPEHIPAIGVEIDPALAERARASSGRQVIVGDFAAVDLPLRPTALIGNPPFQLAKVQAFLERAWELLPNEGRFGMILPCYTFQTSETVVKINQRWAIRQDMIPRNLFPGLSLPLCFAMLTKAQGGKLFGFALYHEHAAVSRLQARYRALLAQGQKSVWAAVTLAALQALGGEADLSAIYAEVAGAKPTPNPFWREKIRQQLQRLAERCGPGRWRLPAAAALAA from the coding sequence ATGCGCGTTGTCGCCGCCACCACGCTCGACCTGTGGTCCCTTCCGCCCGCCGGCCAGCCGACGAGCATGGCGCAGTCCACGCCGACCGAGCAGCAGAAGGTGCACGGCCAGTTCATGACGCCGGAGTGGGCGGCGAGCGAACTGGTGGCGCATTACTTCGGCGACCTCACCTCCAGCGACGCGGTTATCGAGCCGAGCTGCGGCGAGGGAGCCTTCCTGCGTGCTCTGCCGGAGCACATCCCCGCCATCGGCGTCGAAATCGACCCGGCGCTGGCCGAGCGCGCACGCGCGTCCTCGGGTCGGCAGGTGATCGTCGGCGACTTCGCCGCGGTGGACCTGCCACTGCGGCCGACGGCGCTGATCGGCAACCCGCCGTTCCAGCTGGCCAAGGTCCAGGCGTTCCTCGAACGCGCGTGGGAACTCCTGCCGAACGAAGGAAGGTTCGGAATGATCTTGCCTTGCTACACCTTCCAGACCAGTGAGACGGTGGTCAAGATCAACCAGCGCTGGGCGATCCGCCAGGACATGATCCCGCGCAACCTCTTCCCGGGTCTATCGCTGCCGCTGTGCTTCGCCATGTTGACCAAAGCGCAGGGCGGCAAGCTCTTCGGGTTTGCGCTGTACCACGAGCACGCGGCCGTGAGCCGCCTGCAGGCGCGCTACCGCGCGCTGCTGGCGCAGGGACAGAAGAGCGTCTGGGCTGCGGTGACGCTGGCAGCCCTGCAGGCACTAGGCGGCGAGGCCGACCTCTCGGCGATCTACGCCGAGGTCGCCGGCGCCAAGCCGACGCCCAACCCGTTCTGGCGGGAGAAGATCAGGCAGCAGCTGCAGCGCCTTGCCGAGCGCTGCGGTCCCGGCCGCTGGCGGCTGCCGGCCGCCGCGGCGCTGGCCGCCTGA
- a CDS encoding DUF262 domain-containing protein codes for MQPSTLPSPILFGCERAFDVEHLLAMAPATHLREGERSLLGLVLPVWQRPAVWTRQQQVRFVEGIFLGLGTGYYVTTEWDWDHDGVRQPWAGLLLDGQQRLSALRAFAAGEFAVFGSTRFADLSLAERRRRFYRVSFPSIEMGATDEATLREIYDRLNYGGTPHAANQRATGGRGGAATSSDAAISLERAMAMADHASPLPAEATAALRTLRGRILELEDASRHDSLAERAA; via the coding sequence ATGCAGCCATCCACCCTTCCCTCACCCATCCTCTTCGGATGCGAGCGCGCTTTCGATGTCGAGCACCTGCTGGCGATGGCTCCGGCCACGCATCTGCGGGAGGGCGAGCGCAGCCTGCTCGGCCTGGTCCTGCCCGTGTGGCAGCGCCCGGCAGTCTGGACGCGCCAGCAGCAGGTGCGTTTCGTGGAGGGCATCTTCCTGGGCCTGGGCACGGGGTACTACGTCACCACCGAGTGGGACTGGGACCACGATGGCGTGCGCCAGCCGTGGGCCGGGCTGCTCCTCGACGGCCAGCAACGGCTGAGTGCGCTGCGCGCCTTCGCGGCGGGCGAGTTCGCCGTGTTCGGTAGCACTCGCTTTGCGGACCTCTCGCTCGCGGAGCGCCGGCGGCGGTTCTACCGGGTGTCGTTCCCGTCGATCGAAATGGGGGCGACCGACGAAGCGACTTTGCGGGAGATCTACGATCGGCTGAACTACGGTGGTACCCCGCACGCGGCCAACCAGCGAGCCACCGGCGGTCGCGGCGGGGCGGCAACCTCCAGCGACGCCGCAATCTCGCTCGAACGCGCCATGGCCATGGCCGACCACGCCAGCCCCCTGCCCGCCGAGGCGACCGCTGCCCTCCGCACGCTGCGCGGTCGCATCCTCGAACTGGAGGACGCCAGCAGGCATGACTCCCTCGCCGAGCGCGCGGCATGA
- a CDS encoding Ref family recombination enhancement nuclease, translated as MKRSELKRRTPLKTHHALKGGGRLACNTTLKPSTKRMRPSRSTDTPTAEESERMLLVKRLGCLCCRRNAAMGMALPYSGPCEAHHLLSGGRRIGHDHTIGLCPWHHRGVPPTSMLERDAIARYGPSVATGSKPFHAMYGSDAELLATQNALLALDALQSRE; from the coding sequence ATGAAGCGCAGCGAGCTGAAGCGGCGGACCCCACTCAAGACCCATCACGCCCTCAAGGGCGGTGGACGTCTTGCGTGCAACACCACCCTGAAGCCTTCGACCAAGCGCATGCGCCCATCGCGCTCCACCGACACGCCGACAGCGGAAGAGTCGGAGCGAATGCTGTTGGTCAAACGGTTGGGGTGCCTCTGCTGCCGACGCAACGCTGCCATGGGCATGGCACTGCCTTACTCGGGGCCGTGCGAGGCGCACCACCTCCTGAGTGGCGGACGCCGCATCGGCCACGATCACACCATCGGCCTGTGCCCGTGGCACCACCGGGGCGTACCGCCGACGTCGATGCTGGAGCGCGACGCGATCGCACGGTATGGCCCGTCCGTTGCCACGGGCAGCAAACCATTTCATGCCATGTACGGCAGCGACGCAGAACTGTTGGCGACGCAGAACGCGCTGCTGGCTCTGGATGCGCTGCAGTCCCGGGAATGA